The following coding sequences are from one Novipirellula galeiformis window:
- the gspG gene encoding type II secretion system major pseudopilin GspG: MRHRFSRHRSLRRGLTLLELMIVLIILVGLMAIVGPRLLGSQKKADVRTTQAQIGNLGSALKMYAVDMKVFPTTEEGLDLLINAPEDEALARNWDGPYIEGGKLPLDPWGSSFQYEYGLGEGEEEQSAVDFPRIFSLGPDRQPGTSDDVGNQPAEGEEDSSSSSTEV, encoded by the coding sequence ATGCGTCACCGTTTCTCCCGTCACCGTTCGTTGCGTCGCGGCTTAACCCTGTTGGAATTGATGATCGTGTTGATCATCCTGGTCGGCTTGATGGCGATCGTCGGTCCACGCTTGCTGGGCTCGCAAAAGAAGGCCGATGTACGAACCACTCAAGCTCAGATTGGAAATCTCGGCTCGGCCCTTAAGATGTACGCCGTCGATATGAAGGTCTTTCCCACCACCGAGGAAGGCTTGGATTTGTTGATCAACGCCCCCGAAGATGAAGCCTTGGCCCGCAACTGGGACGGCCCTTATATCGAAGGAGGCAAGTTGCCACTCGATCCGTGGGGCAGTAGTTTTCAATACGAATATGGTCTCGGCGAAGGGGAAGAGGAACAATCCGCAGTGGACTTCCCACGCATCTTCTCACTCGGTCCCGATCGACAACCCGGCACCAGTGACGACGTCGGAAACCAACCCGCCGAAGGCGAAGAGGATTCGAGTTCGTCCTCAACCGAGGTTTAG